From a region of the Falco peregrinus isolate bFalPer1 chromosome 5, bFalPer1.pri, whole genome shotgun sequence genome:
- the MRPL32 gene encoding LOW QUALITY PROTEIN: 39S ribosomal protein L32, mitochondrial (The sequence of the model RefSeq protein was modified relative to this genomic sequence to represent the inferred CDS: deleted 2 bases in 1 codon; substituted 1 base at 1 genomic stop codon), protein MFFSPLPRLRGLLQRCWGQLEHGLLPSFCRSQSPPWGPALALQAPAFLPQPVNDTSESNEAPSLLDSILWMEAPKSRHTIEVNRCRXRNTPKLIKVKRNIDVCPECGNLKQKHVLCGYCYAKVKEETQQIRLEMCKKERGPFSAPTVETTVLYDGEKPTEKDEGKRIVERARKHLSWFVQN, encoded by the exons atgtttttttctcccctgccgCGGCTTCGTGGTCTCCTTCAGCgctgctggggacagctggAACATGGCCTCTTGCCGAGTTTCTGCAGGAGCCAGAGCCCGCCCTGGG gacCAGCACTAGCTCTCCAAGCTCCAGCTTTTCTTCCACAACCGGTAAATGACACCAGTGAAAGTAATGAGGCACCAAGCCTGTTGGATAGCATCTTGTGGATGGAGGCGCCAAAGTCGCGGCACACCATTGAAGTGAATCGCTGCAGGTGAAGAAACACCCCTAAGCTTATAAAAGTAAAG AGGAACATAGATGTTTGTCCTGAGTGTGGAAACTTGAAACAGAAACATGTCCTGTGTGGCTACTGTTATGCAAAGGTCAAAGAAGAAACTCAACAGATACGGCTGGAAATGTGTAAAAAGGAACGAGGACCATTTAGTGCTCCAACTGTAGAGACAACA GTCCTTTATGATGGAGAAAAGCccacagaaaaagatgaaggCAAGCGGATCGTTGAAAGAGCCAGGAAGCATCTGTCTTGGTTTGTTCAAAATTAA